The following proteins come from a genomic window of Lolium rigidum isolate FL_2022 chromosome 5, APGP_CSIRO_Lrig_0.1, whole genome shotgun sequence:
- the LOC124655701 gene encoding uncharacterized protein LOC124655701, with protein MARTAASRRRRPRGDDRISALSDDLLFLVLRRLDIRAAVGTAVLSRRWACLRRELPVLDFSVGALLPPRYHRWIQLHDQVGKASFPYDRTQVSRELMPNIRRYEHRAMRALTRSVESFLDSAASAVRRRKISRLRLEFFVTPTPSTACMNQLIAEAIDACGVDDLHVVAKPIFWRRAVHNFASHGLCKEPSASRLQSLKLGGCVLPPLHEYGALTTLILQDIPESTPEAAYQGVFTLCQQLQVLHLISCQCSGKVIFVDAPMSKIRELVVDKCRFRQFRLRALPNLESLAFLGPRVYLESASFPRLRKFNLTSCLGVTMRGFREYLKENLKIDHESLLEYMPDITHLILRISGPDRWIVPSRSPSTLLPNLRRCLIADVPSSWDVSWPRLLIETAPALEVLHIHIATCIEEPGDKIRWKPSKLRHHHLEEFTIVGYEGRERQIYLVNFVMRACTALRRVSIFKNGHAQNKGHWDWELMTQQHSWTDEEKDSTLMHIMDGVSLSVDPVQLAFG; from the exons ATGGCCAGGACCGCGGCGAGTCGCCGGCGCCGTCCACGCGGCGACGACCGGATCAGCGCCCTCTCCGACGATCTCCTCTTTTTGGTCCTGCGCCGCCTCGACATCCGGGCGGCGGTCGGCACCGCGGTGCTCTCCAGGCGCTGGGCTTGCCTCCGCCGTGAGCTCCCCGTCCTCGACTTCAGTGTGGGCGCCTTGCTCCCGCCGCGCTACCACCGTTGGATCCAGCTCCACGACCAAGTCGGGAAGGCTAGTTTTCCGTACGACAGGACTCAAGTGTCACGAGAGCTCATGCCTAACATCAGGAGGTACGAGCACCGCGCCATGCGCGCCTTGACCAGGTCAGTCGAGAGCTTCCTGGACTCTGCTGCATCCGCCGTCCGCCGCAGGAAGATCAGTAGGCTGAGGCTCGAGTTCTTTGTCACCCCAACCCCAAGCACCGCCTGCATGAATCAGCTCATCGCCGAGGCCATCGATGCTTGTGGGGTGGATGACCTCCACGTTGTTGCTAAGCCAATTTTCTGGCGACGTGCAGTCCACAACTTTGCCAGCCATGGcctttg taaggagccCAGCGCGTCACGCCTGCAAAGCCTCAAGCTTGGAGGCTGCGTGCTCCCACCGCTGCACGAGTACGGCGCGCTCACTACGCTGATCCTGCAAGACATACCGGAATCGACGCCCGAGGCAGCCTACCAGGGCGTCTTCACCTTGTGCCAGCAGCTGCAGGTTCTGCATCTCATCTCCTGCCAGTGCAGCGGCAAGGTCATATTCGTGGACGCCCCCATGTCAAAAATCCGGGAGCTTGTTGTGGACAAGTGCAGATTCAGACAGTTCCGTCTAAGGGCTCTTCCAAATCTCGAGAGCCTAGCCTTCCTGGGACCTAGAGTGTACCTCGAGTCTGCCTCATTTCCCCGTCTCAGGAAATTTAACCTCACGTCTTGCCTCGGTGTGACAATGCGAGGATTTCGCGAATACTTGAAGGAAAACTTGAAGATAGATCATGAGTCGCTTCTTGAATACATGCCAGACATAACACATCTGATTCTCAGGATCAGTGGACCTGACAGATGGATTGTGCCGTCTAGATCCCCGTCCACATTgttgcctaacctgaggcggtgtCTGATCGCCGATGTGCCTTCGTCCTGGGATGTCTCATGGCCCCGCCTCCTGATCGAGACGGCGCCCGCTCTGGAGGTCCTCCACATCCACATTGCAACTTGCATAGAAGAGCCCGGTGACAAGATACGCTGGAAACCAAGCaagcttcggcaccatcacttggAGGAGTTTACTATAGTTGGTTATGAGGGAAGAGAGAGGCAGATTTACCTTGTCAATTTTGTCATGAGAGCATGCACAGCGTTGCGCCGTGTCTCTATCTTCAAGAACGGGCATGCTCAGAACAAGGGGCACTGGGACTGGGAGTTGATGACGCAGCAACACT